One window of the Chryseobacterium sp. CY350 genome contains the following:
- a CDS encoding NAD(P)H-dependent oxidoreductase, which yields MKKTLVVFAHPYLEHSNSNVELINFYVRHQHFTLRDLYEEYPDFHIAAFRERKRLKNYDRFIFQFPIIWFGMPPLLRLWIDEVFDRSWLDEDQENPLEGKEVYIVVTTGGKERSFSREGTYHYTVEELISGLIVSLKVFKADIKDIIIVYEANKLSKKEIILHKQKFAKLLDQ from the coding sequence ATGAAGAAAACGCTGGTAGTTTTTGCGCATCCGTATCTGGAACATTCAAACTCAAACGTAGAGTTGATTAACTTCTACGTTCGTCATCAGCATTTTACCTTACGCGATCTTTACGAAGAATATCCTGACTTTCACATTGCTGCATTTCGCGAGCGGAAACGACTTAAAAACTACGACCGTTTTATCTTTCAGTTCCCGATCATTTGGTTTGGGATGCCTCCACTTTTAAGACTTTGGATTGACGAAGTTTTTGACAGAAGTTGGCTAGATGAAGATCAGGAAAATCCTTTAGAAGGGAAAGAAGTTTACATTGTGGTGACCACAGGCGGAAAAGAAAGATCCTTTAGCAGAGAAGGCACCTATCATTACACTGTTGAAGAATTGATTAGTGGATTGATTGTTTCATTAAAGGTTTTTAAAGCAGATATCAAAGACATAATCATCGTTTACGAAGCCAATAAACTTTCAAAAAAAGAAATTATTTTACACAAACAGAAATTTGCAAAACTCTTAGACCAATAA
- a CDS encoding TPM domain-containing protein, with translation MRLRSLKTLFSFLLICLYSFVSAQYTIPEKPAVLYPVYDEGNLLTSQEKNELNQKLIKFADSTSTEIEVIIIPSTKGEDINYLATMFGEKWGIGQKNVDNGVVFLIATQDRTMSIQQGRAVEQYLTASVAGQILDYIVTPKFKQGKWYEGINGGTSAIMEAVQGKFKPLTNHKKSGEISMSRIILIGFIIFIILIFLFKNRGGGDDDGDVILSRRGRRNYPGGFFPFPGSFGGGGFGGGSSGGGGFGGFGGGGSFGGGGASGGW, from the coding sequence ATTCCGGAAAAGCCAGCGGTATTATATCCTGTCTATGACGAAGGAAATCTTTTGACCAGTCAGGAAAAAAATGAACTCAATCAAAAACTCATCAAATTCGCAGATTCTACTTCCACGGAAATTGAAGTCATTATCATTCCGTCAACAAAAGGTGAAGACATTAATTATCTCGCAACAATGTTTGGTGAAAAATGGGGAATCGGACAAAAAAATGTAGACAACGGAGTTGTTTTCCTTATTGCCACACAAGACAGAACGATGTCTATTCAGCAGGGACGCGCGGTGGAACAGTACTTAACTGCATCAGTTGCCGGCCAGATTTTAGATTATATTGTTACTCCAAAATTTAAGCAGGGAAAGTGGTACGAAGGTATCAACGGAGGGACATCTGCCATTATGGAAGCGGTACAGGGGAAATTCAAACCTTTGACCAATCATAAGAAGTCTGGAGAAATCAGTATGTCTAGAATCATCCTTATCGGATTTATCATTTTCATCATTCTTATCTTCCTTTTTAAAAACAGAGGCGGTGGCGATGACGACGGAGACGTTATACTCAGCAGAAGAGGACGAAGAAATTATCCCGGTGGATTTTTTCCTTTTCCCGGAAGTTTTGGTGGCGGCGGATTCGGTGGAGGAAGCTCAGGCGGCGGCGGTTTTGGTGGCTTCGGCGGAGGCGGAAGTTTTGGAGGCGGTGGTGCTTCGGGAGGATGGTAA